A genomic region of Mycobacterium sp. Aquia_213 contains the following coding sequences:
- a CDS encoding carboxymuconolactone decarboxylase family protein, which produces MTAIETERSECGRRWFAEVMTFDPPADRSPTAVAGLLDFVFGEIWSRPILSRRDRRFVTLACVAAADAEQPLRDHVYASLNSGDLSIIEIREAVLHFAVYCGWPKASRFNMIVDEQWDRIHRDRGESVPEPEPLLPLATPSDPEQRLLDGEQSFRDVNCMPYVPIRDNPYSGAGILNFVFGEMWLRPGLGMKERRLVTVACVAIQDAPIPILSHVYAALKSRDVSFDEMDELALHFAAYYGWAKASHLGDVITEQKQRILSEWAAEAQETS; this is translated from the coding sequence ATGACAGCAATCGAGACCGAACGTTCCGAATGCGGCAGGCGTTGGTTCGCAGAGGTGATGACCTTCGATCCGCCCGCCGACCGCAGTCCCACGGCCGTCGCCGGTCTGCTCGATTTCGTCTTCGGCGAGATCTGGTCGCGCCCGATTCTCAGCCGGCGAGATCGACGTTTCGTCACGCTGGCTTGCGTGGCCGCTGCTGACGCCGAGCAGCCGCTGCGCGACCATGTTTATGCGTCCCTCAACAGCGGTGACCTGTCGATCATCGAAATACGAGAAGCCGTATTGCATTTCGCGGTGTACTGCGGGTGGCCGAAGGCGTCGCGGTTCAACATGATCGTCGACGAACAATGGGATCGCATCCACCGCGACCGCGGCGAGTCGGTACCGGAGCCAGAACCATTGCTGCCACTGGCCACTCCGAGTGACCCAGAGCAACGACTGTTGGACGGCGAGCAATCTTTTCGCGACGTCAACTGTATGCCGTATGTGCCGATCCGCGACAACCCGTATTCCGGCGCGGGCATCTTGAACTTCGTGTTCGGTGAGATGTGGCTGCGCCCGGGCCTGGGAATGAAAGAGCGACGGCTCGTGACCGTGGCATGCGTGGCGATTCAGGACGCACCCATACCGATCCTGAGTCACGTCTATGCCGCACTCAAAAGTCGTGATGTCTCATTCGACGAAATGGATGAATTAGCATTACATTTCGCCGCCTACTACGGGTGGGCCAAAGCCTCTCACCTTGGTGATGTGATCACCGAGCAGAAACAGCGCATCCTGAGTGAGTGGGCGGCCGAAGCCCAGGAAACCTCATGA
- a CDS encoding aldehyde dehydrogenase family protein: protein MIAIEAVPPAAPAGPVGLLVGGDRITTSSGAAHEHIYPATGQPNATIVLAGPAEIDDAVSSAREAQREWVALTVDRRRDLLIDLADAVQEKFTELSALNVHDYAVPVSMAGTSVLLERFLRYFAGYADKPHGSNTPVTGSFDVNFVEREPYGVVGVIAPWNGALVVAGACVAPALAAGNAVIFKPSEVAPLASLRFGELCIEAGLPPGLVNVLPAQADGGQALAEHPGIGKLHFTGGGATARKVLQSAAINLTPVVAELGGKSANIVFADADLDTAAVISAHQGPLMQSGQSCACASRLLVHESIYDAFVEKFLANVNAAKIGDPFDPSVMFGPVISQAAVDRILQAIDNAVSARAGELLTGWHRIGGELACGYYIEPTVLGDVDNSSELAQTETFGPVVSLIRFSDDAEAVRIANDTPYGLNAFIHTRDLNRAHRVARQLEAGSVWVNKFSDIEPQGPYGGYKQSGFGRTGGIEGLREFQQTKNIRIGMG from the coding sequence ATGATTGCTATCGAGGCCGTGCCGCCTGCCGCACCCGCCGGGCCAGTCGGTCTCCTGGTGGGTGGTGATCGGATCACCACGTCATCCGGCGCAGCCCATGAGCACATCTATCCGGCCACCGGCCAGCCGAATGCGACCATCGTGCTCGCCGGGCCGGCAGAGATCGACGATGCCGTCTCGTCGGCGCGCGAGGCCCAACGGGAATGGGTCGCGCTGACCGTGGATCGCCGCCGCGATCTGCTCATCGACCTGGCCGATGCCGTGCAGGAGAAATTCACCGAGCTCAGCGCCCTCAACGTCCATGACTACGCCGTCCCAGTCTCTATGGCGGGGACCTCGGTGCTCTTGGAGCGGTTCCTGCGTTACTTCGCCGGATACGCTGACAAACCCCACGGGTCGAACACGCCGGTCACGGGATCGTTCGATGTCAATTTCGTCGAGCGTGAACCCTATGGTGTCGTCGGCGTCATCGCTCCCTGGAACGGTGCCCTGGTTGTCGCGGGCGCGTGCGTGGCGCCGGCGTTGGCCGCGGGAAATGCGGTCATCTTCAAGCCATCCGAGGTGGCGCCGCTGGCCTCGTTGCGCTTTGGCGAACTGTGCATCGAAGCTGGCCTGCCACCGGGGCTCGTCAACGTCTTACCCGCCCAGGCTGACGGCGGGCAGGCGCTGGCAGAGCATCCCGGCATCGGCAAGCTCCATTTCACCGGTGGGGGTGCTACTGCGCGCAAGGTCCTGCAATCGGCCGCGATCAACCTCACCCCCGTTGTTGCCGAGCTTGGGGGAAAGTCAGCCAACATCGTCTTCGCAGACGCTGACCTGGACACCGCCGCCGTGATCTCCGCCCACCAAGGCCCGCTGATGCAGTCGGGTCAAAGCTGTGCTTGCGCAAGCCGGCTGCTGGTGCACGAGTCGATCTACGACGCCTTCGTGGAGAAATTCCTGGCTAACGTCAACGCGGCGAAAATCGGCGACCCGTTCGATCCCTCGGTGATGTTCGGACCCGTCATCAGTCAGGCCGCCGTCGACCGGATACTGCAGGCAATCGACAACGCCGTCAGCGCCCGCGCCGGTGAGCTTCTCACTGGCTGGCATCGCATCGGGGGCGAACTTGCCTGCGGCTACTACATCGAACCAACCGTTCTCGGAGACGTGGACAACTCGTCGGAACTCGCGCAAACCGAAACATTCGGACCGGTGGTGTCTCTTATCAGGTTCAGCGATGACGCCGAAGCAGTGCGGATCGCCAACGACACTCCCTACGGTCTGAATGCCTTCATCCACACCCGCGACCTCAATCGCGCCCACCGCGTCGCCCGTCAACTAGAAGCCGGCTCGGTGTGGGTCAACAAGTTCAGCGACATCGAACCCCAAGGGCCCTATGGCGGCTACAAGCAAAGTGGGTTCGGTCGCACCGGCGGCATCGAAGGTCTGCGCGAGTTTCAGCAGACCAAGAACATCCGCATCGGCATGGGCTGA
- a CDS encoding NAD(P)-dependent oxidoreductase: protein MRVGFIGLGSQGAPMARRIIEADYPTTLWARRAATLEPFAATPAKVAASPAELAAESDLVCLCVIGDADIEELAGGEHGVLAGLKPGGVIAVHSTVHPDTCREIAKHAGAQNVSVIDAPVSGGGAAASEGRLLVMVGGDTAVVERCRPVLQTYADPVVHLGELGSGQTAKLLNNLIFTANLGTAANGLSLAKTLGVSPEGLSEVVSRGSGNSFALNVINGTGGLGQLAGYAGPLLQKDARLIVDLADSASAHAGAVLDAADAALALMGHPRSG from the coding sequence ATGCGCGTCGGATTCATCGGATTGGGCAGCCAGGGCGCGCCGATGGCGCGCCGGATCATCGAAGCCGACTACCCGACGACGCTGTGGGCGCGCCGGGCGGCAACGTTGGAGCCGTTTGCCGCCACCCCGGCGAAGGTCGCCGCCTCCCCAGCCGAACTCGCCGCCGAAAGCGATCTGGTCTGCTTGTGCGTCATTGGCGATGCCGACATCGAAGAACTCGCCGGTGGTGAGCACGGAGTGCTTGCGGGGCTTAAACCGGGCGGTGTGATCGCGGTGCATAGCACCGTGCATCCCGACACCTGCCGGGAGATCGCCAAGCATGCTGGCGCACAGAATGTTTCGGTTATCGATGCCCCGGTGAGCGGCGGCGGCGCAGCGGCATCCGAAGGGCGTCTGCTGGTGATGGTCGGTGGGGACACGGCGGTCGTCGAACGCTGCCGACCAGTCTTGCAGACCTATGCCGACCCAGTCGTGCACCTTGGCGAGCTGGGGTCCGGGCAGACCGCGAAGCTACTGAACAATCTGATCTTTACCGCCAACCTGGGAACGGCGGCTAATGGCCTATCGCTCGCGAAGACCCTCGGCGTATCCCCGGAGGGTCTCAGCGAAGTTGTCTCGCGCGGTAGCGGAAATAGCTTCGCGCTCAACGTAATCAACGGTACCGGCGGATTGGGCCAGCTTGCCGGATACGCGGGACCGCTACTGCAGAAGGATGCGCGACTGATCGTTGACCTCGCCGACTCGGCTTCGGCACACGCGGGTGCCGTTCTCGACGCCGCCGACGCGGCGCTGGCCCTGATGGGCCATCCTCGGTCTGGGTGA
- a CDS encoding aldehyde dehydrogenase family protein, with protein MTVQSILDEIRHRPGTGEVIPIINPATEEQITEFTDGGAAAVDEAVAQARASVGAGTWRGLPGNERAKVLWRVADSIDQYADELAQIDSLNTGMPYKQASLIMSTSAETFRYYAGWCTKVNGIAHDIQQTGGITGAYSTMHAYTLKEPYGVVGLIFPWNGPVFNACTKLAPALAAGCSCVVKPAEETPLSALLLEKILTEAGIPDGVVNLVIGYGHTAGAAITAHPGIEKVAFTGSTEVGKQIVQAAGGNLKRVMLELGGKSPVLIYDDADVDTAIMMAAMGIFIHSGQGCISGSRIFAQQGIYERVVEGVANLANSVKLGGPTDDKALIGPIISEKQLTRVMGFIDEGKRDGVQVVTGGDRLDRNGYFVQPTVLTDVDPAMRLYQQEIFGPVVAVLPFDDDDEVIALANNSDYGLAATAWTKDISRAHRLAKCLQAGTITLNCQMVFDHSMPFGGHKQSGWGYEWGRDGIESFMQTKTVYAQL; from the coding sequence ATGACCGTGCAGTCCATCCTTGACGAGATCCGCCACCGACCCGGGACGGGTGAAGTGATTCCGATCATCAACCCCGCGACCGAAGAGCAGATCACCGAATTCACTGACGGTGGTGCTGCAGCGGTCGACGAGGCCGTCGCCCAGGCCCGCGCCAGCGTCGGTGCGGGGACCTGGCGCGGACTGCCCGGGAACGAGCGGGCCAAAGTCTTATGGCGCGTGGCCGATTCGATTGACCAGTACGCCGACGAACTCGCCCAAATCGATTCGCTGAATACCGGTATGCCCTACAAGCAGGCGTCGTTGATCATGTCCACCAGCGCCGAGACGTTCCGCTATTACGCGGGCTGGTGTACGAAGGTCAACGGCATCGCTCACGACATCCAGCAGACCGGCGGCATCACCGGCGCGTACTCGACCATGCACGCCTACACCCTCAAGGAACCCTACGGTGTGGTCGGACTGATCTTCCCGTGGAACGGCCCGGTATTCAACGCGTGCACCAAGCTCGCGCCTGCACTCGCTGCCGGTTGCAGCTGTGTGGTCAAGCCTGCCGAGGAAACCCCTCTTTCGGCGCTGCTCCTGGAAAAGATCCTCACCGAAGCCGGGATTCCTGACGGCGTGGTCAATCTGGTGATCGGATACGGACACACGGCTGGCGCGGCGATCACCGCCCATCCGGGCATCGAGAAGGTCGCCTTCACCGGCTCAACCGAGGTCGGCAAGCAGATCGTGCAGGCCGCGGGTGGCAACCTCAAAAGAGTCATGCTCGAACTCGGCGGGAAATCACCGGTGCTGATCTACGACGACGCCGACGTCGACACCGCGATCATGATGGCCGCAATGGGCATCTTCATCCACTCCGGTCAGGGCTGCATCAGCGGATCACGCATCTTCGCCCAGCAGGGCATCTATGAGCGGGTCGTCGAAGGCGTTGCGAACCTGGCGAACTCGGTCAAGCTGGGCGGCCCCACTGACGACAAGGCACTCATCGGTCCAATTATCAGCGAAAAGCAGCTCACCCGCGTGATGGGCTTCATCGACGAAGGCAAGCGCGACGGGGTGCAAGTGGTAACAGGGGGTGACCGGCTCGACCGTAACGGCTACTTCGTTCAGCCGACCGTGCTCACCGACGTCGACCCCGCCATGAGGCTCTATCAGCAGGAGATTTTCGGTCCGGTGGTCGCGGTCCTGCCGTTCGATGACGACGACGAAGTGATAGCGCTGGCCAACAACTCCGACTACGGGCTGGCCGCTACCGCGTGGACCAAAGACATCAGCCGCGCACACCGATTGGCAAAGTGCCTGCAGGCCGGCACCATCACCCTCAACTGCCAGATGGTGTTCGACCATTCGATGCCGTTCGGTGGACACAAGCAGTCCGGCTGGGGCTATGAGTGGGGCCGCGACGGCATCGAAAGCTTCATGCAAACCAAGACCGTATACGCGCAGCTCTGA
- a CDS encoding cytochrome P450 has protein sequence MTDLADVDYFTDADIAQDPYEYWDYLRSQGPVFREPHHGVVAVTGYQEVQAAFKDVESFSAVNAIGGPFPPLPFTPDGDDISDQIEAHRHQFPIFEHMVVMDPPEHEKARSLLGRLLTPRRLQENKDYIWQLADRQFDEFIANGHCEFLGEYGKPFATLAIADLLGVPYEDRAEIRRNLGAGNAPGARVGALDHEPVGSNPLQYLDELFSGYIAERRQQPREDVLTGLATATYPDGSTPPLLEVVRPATFLFAAGQETVTKLLSSAVQILGDQPELQERLRADRDLIGAFIEEALRMQSPTKIDFRLARKTTTLGGVPIPAGTVIMLCLGAANRDPRKFDNPNEFQVDRKNVREHIAFGRGIHTCAGAPLARVEGQITINRLLDRTREMRITEAKHGPPIKRQYRYEPTFLLRGLTELHIEFTPEH, from the coding sequence ATGACCGATCTCGCTGACGTCGACTACTTCACCGACGCCGACATCGCGCAAGACCCCTATGAGTACTGGGATTATCTGCGCAGCCAGGGGCCGGTGTTCCGGGAGCCGCACCATGGGGTGGTGGCAGTCACCGGCTACCAGGAGGTCCAGGCCGCGTTCAAAGATGTCGAGTCGTTCTCGGCGGTCAACGCGATCGGCGGCCCGTTCCCGCCGCTGCCTTTTACCCCCGATGGTGATGACATCAGCGACCAGATCGAAGCCCATCGCCACCAGTTCCCGATCTTTGAGCACATGGTGGTCATGGATCCCCCCGAACACGAGAAGGCGCGTTCCCTGTTGGGGCGGCTGCTGACTCCTCGTCGGCTGCAGGAAAACAAAGACTACATTTGGCAGCTGGCGGACCGGCAGTTCGATGAGTTCATCGCCAACGGCCACTGCGAATTCCTCGGCGAGTACGGCAAACCCTTCGCGACATTGGCGATCGCGGACCTACTCGGAGTTCCCTACGAGGACCGCGCGGAGATCCGCCGCAATCTCGGTGCGGGTAATGCACCCGGCGCCAGGGTCGGCGCCCTGGATCACGAGCCGGTGGGCAGCAACCCGTTGCAGTATCTCGACGAACTGTTCAGCGGCTACATCGCCGAGCGGCGCCAACAACCTCGCGAGGACGTGCTCACCGGATTGGCCACCGCCACATACCCCGACGGCTCGACGCCACCGCTACTGGAGGTCGTCAGGCCGGCCACCTTTTTGTTCGCGGCCGGCCAGGAGACTGTGACCAAACTTCTCAGCTCGGCAGTGCAGATCCTTGGTGACCAACCCGAGCTACAAGAGCGTCTGCGTGCTGACCGGGATCTGATCGGCGCGTTCATCGAAGAGGCATTGCGCATGCAGAGCCCGACCAAGATCGACTTCCGGCTGGCGCGTAAGACCACCACGTTGGGCGGGGTACCTATCCCGGCGGGCACGGTGATCATGCTGTGCCTGGGTGCGGCCAATCGCGATCCGCGAAAGTTTGACAATCCCAACGAGTTCCAGGTCGACCGCAAGAACGTGCGTGAGCATATCGCCTTCGGTCGCGGTATCCACACTTGCGCGGGTGCCCCGCTTGCGCGAGTGGAAGGACAGATCACGATCAACCGCCTACTCGACCGGACGCGCGAGATGAGGATCACTGAGGCCAAGCACGGTCCGCCCATCAAGCGCCAATATCGCTATGAACCTACGTTCCTGCTGCGTGGGCTTACCGAGCTGCACATCGAGTTCACCCCGGAACACTGA
- a CDS encoding ferredoxin, with translation MTAHLRVRVDPGLCEAHALCIEIAPEVFDLGDDIATCDETPKESSQHNVEAAVAACPRQAISMVVEETSP, from the coding sequence ATGACCGCACACCTTCGCGTGCGGGTGGATCCCGGCCTATGCGAGGCGCATGCCCTGTGTATCGAGATCGCCCCCGAGGTCTTCGACCTCGGCGATGACATCGCGACTTGCGATGAGACGCCGAAAGAGTCCTCACAGCACAACGTGGAAGCCGCCGTCGCCGCCTGTCCCCGTCAAGCCATCAGCATGGTCGTCGAAGAGACGTCACCATGA
- a CDS encoding TetR/AcrR family transcriptional regulator, which yields MIEATARIMRDEGYAAATSRRVAAEAGVKQALVYYYFPTMDDLFLDVLRAGAEAALVRMRALLADDDPLQALWLMNSDPALTTLNAEFMALANHRKSIGAELKAYAERVRDIETAAVTMVLRANDIDLEKYPPAAISMLIAQTARSLCNENAVGVTQGHDELRAFVQRQISLLKAAAPGSMQRS from the coding sequence TTGATCGAGGCGACCGCCCGGATCATGCGCGATGAAGGCTATGCCGCGGCCACGTCACGGCGGGTGGCCGCCGAGGCAGGCGTCAAGCAGGCGCTGGTTTACTACTACTTTCCGACGATGGACGACCTGTTCCTGGACGTGCTGCGCGCCGGCGCGGAGGCTGCGCTGGTGCGGATGCGAGCCCTGCTCGCCGATGACGATCCCCTCCAGGCGCTGTGGCTGATGAACAGCGATCCCGCATTGACGACTCTCAACGCCGAGTTCATGGCATTAGCCAACCACCGCAAGTCAATTGGAGCCGAGCTCAAAGCGTACGCCGAACGTGTCCGCGACATCGAGACGGCGGCCGTCACGATGGTGCTGCGCGCCAACGACATCGATCTTGAGAAGTATCCACCAGCCGCGATCTCGATGCTGATCGCGCAAACCGCGCGCAGCCTGTGCAACGAGAACGCCGTCGGCGTCACCCAAGGCCACGATGAATTGCGCGCCTTCGTCCAACGTCAGATCAGCCTGCTAAAGGCAGCTGCGCCCGGGTCGATGCAGCGCAGCTAG